aaaatactaaaataaaacttGACCAAATTGGAAAACTATCAAGTACTAAGAATAACAATGTTTGTTAGAATAAAGTGGCTTATATAAGTGCAACGAAAAGTTCAGATACACAAGGTAAAACCTGAACCCGTGTTTTTACATGCTTTCACTACAGTAATCTAAGTAATAACAAAAGAGAAACCTGGACCTTGTACTTTTATGATCGAGTGCTTTCAATCCAACAGAACTAAGAAAACACTACTCCAAGGTTGCCAGTCACTCTTGAATTAGCCAATGTTTTGGCGATAATATCTTTCAACTCAATCTCTCCAGGAAACCTTCCCTCCTTAAGCTTAGAGAAAACCTATAAATTCAGCAAGTAAACAAGGTAAGCAACTAGAAACACCAATTCCTGCAATTTTAAATgtaaccaaaaagaaaataagtgGAGATTCAACACCACTTTGGTCTTTATATTATAGGGTATTCAAACAAAACATTTAGATCAGGACAGAACTCATACTAATATCAGAATCGAATCAAAGGTTTACTAAGCAGCTAAAACAACTCCATCAATCAATAAACAATAAGAAATTGAGTTTTGGTTTCTCAACTGCTCAGGACACACACATATATAGCAGAAGGGTCACTAACCAATTCATCATTGCAGTAAACCTCGAAAGCACCGGAGCTTTGCAGAAAAGACTGCATTACATTCCCAAGAAGCCAAGCAGTTGCAATGGACCCGAACCTGTTTGCACGCAAGGAATAATACCACGGCGGTGGTGTCGTGATCCCAATCATAGGAAAAATCTGTTCACCTGCCATCATAATCCCTATAACTCCAAATTGGAAAACTGGAACCACTTTCGAAAGCAAACGTTTCGGCAATGATGGTGGATAGTTATCAAGGATTACATCAATTCCAGGAAACTGGGCTTCTAACATCTTCTTCATTGTCACAGCATTTCCCCTGCAAATTTTCATCAATTACATGTTCAATTGTCACTTTAGGAAAAATATCAACtataaaatccaaataaaaggAAAGCatcagaagaaaaaaaatcaaatagaacCTGTAAGAGCATGAAGCGCAGAAATTGATATTCACCGTGCTGCCATAGCCGATTCCTCCACTAGCGCTGGGTTTCTTCGAAGGAAGAAAAGAAGAGGGGATAAATTGAATaagaaattcaattaaaataatggATGAATGATTAAAGTTACCTGTAAAGAAATATCTAGGGTTTCAGGATTGAGTGGAGGTTTGGGTAGGTGGGGATGATggtggtgatggtgatggtgatgggACGGCGGCTTTGGGGGCGGAGGAGTGAAGAGGCTGAGGAGATCAGTGGCGAAGAGGAAGAGAGGTAATCCTACGAGGAGGAGCTGCGCCCGATCCATGGAGCTGATGCGAAAGCCAAAGAAAGATGGGAACTTGAGGAAACCCTCGAGAGTGGAAGAAAATAAAAGGTCTAAAAAGAGAAAACAATGCTTGGGGAAGTAAATAAACAACGAATTTAATAGCATTTTCTCGAGAGAAAAATTTGTAACTACACGTGTATTccaagtaattttttattttaaaaattacaaaataattagtTGTCATTATTTTTTGTCACTTGACAATAATGCGACCgcgaaataattttaattttaatttttaatatttatttattgtgttaatttagtgttaattttaaaaaaatttaaccatcaatatTACACGTGTTGATTTGTttacaattttgtttttctttatgaccattttattcaaatagctaaaagaaaaaaaattattaattaaatttgattaaaaatatttttaaaaaattgaaaacacgACAAAATCTAATATAatggttttaatattttttcgatttttttaaaaattaactcttaatgtcacaaacaaacaaataatacACAAAAAAGAAGCAAATTACGTTGTGTAAATATTAAgtgttaaatatttaaaattaagactaaattgatacaatgtattaatgttgagggttaaagttgctattatatCAACTTCTAAAGTTGTCATATCATCTTCTCATTAGTCATTTAATATTTGAtgacaaaaaacaaaacaaaaccgaAGTGTTAAgtaactattttataacttttcacaattgagtaacaaaaaaaaatttactaatagttgaatGATTACTCGAGTAGTTTACtcaaaaagagagagagaatatAGTAGCATTTttattaagaattaaatatatttttttatttgatacaAAAAAAGTTACAAATTCGAGAACCGCTATATTCATTGAGTTTGAATTGTAATAATTGAAGGTGTTAACAATGAATTTTCACCACTGCTCTCTTATGTTGTTAACATTAATTTCTATTtagtcatttattttatatttatattgttatttaaaagtttaactttttaaataagtTGATATATTAATCGAGTTcaatttaattgtgaaatgacTAAAAATGCATACTTTTTATGAAGTAAATTGTTTTATTACGAGGACATTTTacctttttgtattttttatataaaagtagttTCTAATATCTCATGTGTTTCACGTGATctaggtttttaattttttaattaacttttaaaacaatgtgttttttaaggataaaataaagcgtttttaattattgtaattagtataaattattattcttttctttaaattgttgaacacaattaaaatatattaacttatttagcaatttaaatataataataagagTAAACTATACAATTAGCCACTTAATCATTAGCGTATTTTTGTattggtcactcaactatgaaattttcaatttaatcactaacattatcatttgattttgttttggtaatattagttaaaaattaaataatcaataagttaaaatttatttctattttgttttgcgTGCAAAAACAGTTAAAAGACATTATATGAAAGATATTAATGAGAATGATgcaattttattaaaccaatttctTTAAAGAATTACTAGTACATTTGATAATACCACTACATTAAGGGCATTAGATCTCAACAGAATTTAGTTtaattcaaaacaaacaaaaaagaaaaaattccaGGGATTTTTTGATAAAACTCAGAACAAACTAGCACTTTAGGAAGCAAAATGCTTGGCAAAAGGAGGAATGCTAACATCAATCAAATCGACTCTAGTGTTTATAATGGTTTATATGTTCTCTTGCTTCAAGGCTCCACAATATTTCtgcaataaaatttattatagacTGCTAGAGCCTTTTGGTGGAGGCATAAGACAAGAGAAAGGAATCCACGTCTCTGCAATTGGAGACTCTTTTGCACACAGAAAAAACGAAGGGGCTAGGAATTAAATGGTGAGTTTTATGAATGAACCTTTGCTAACTAAGCAAGCATGACACATGACAAAACAAGACTTCATCCTAACTAGGTCATTTCAAGCAAAGTACTATAGTAACAAGTATTTCCTAAGGGTTGAAATAAGACTAGCAGATTCTTGGATATGAAAAGGCATTCTAAAAGGAAGAGATGTGTGTCTTATGAGGAAAGAAATTCAAATATGGGGAGGTGACATTAGTTATGTGACAGTCCACACCCGATCCAATCAATAGATTTGAATGTGTGGTGTCACATTACGTTGTCGAAGCAATGCAaactaatttgattttattttactaagtaattgttagttttgatgtCCCAAACTTTTAATATAACaacatttaagataaattttatagGTATTATATGTCCTAAATCATTTGACGAaaatatgattgaaaattttatcaaatatctTCAAACATTTTTAAAGACCTGCAAAATACTAAAagatatgttttaaatttgttttaatttatctaaatgttTTTGGATTAATACCAAAGTGTTCTAAagtgtttaaaatgtttttttaggAAACTTGGTATGCAAGTCTAGAAGTCTCACGTCtatatgtctcgagacataaaaACTTCAAAGCAAAAATTTGCTTTAAGAGCTGCCTATCTTAAGGCATTTTACAGTATGTCTAGAGACAATTGGCAGATTTTCTCGAGACACTATTCTAATTATCGTAACTCTTTGAAAAGCCAAAACTctcctaactttaaaaatttataaacctAACCCTTTTCATCAGTGCTGATGGTGTTGGCCTCTAGCTTGTGGCTCCTTGTCATTCACcatcttttccatctatcttcttcCTTTTATACTTAtctggtttttcttttctttctttccttcctccCTTACCGTTGTCCTCCtccttttttctattttcttttctcatttctCAATTCTAACTATAAATGGATGGAAGTGCTTTCTTTGTAAGAGAGAGTCTTGGAAATTTTAgtcaatttcaattaatcacactgtatatttttttttcagttttcatCAACTTTAGTTGGTTCCTAATTATGTTTTGGTGCATGCTTGACATTCAACAACGTAAGCGAACGACTAAGATTCATTGGGAATCTCTACGAAAGGGTCTCTCGTTAAAGATGGAAGATTATGTTGAAGGTATTTCAATGTTACCTTACTAATATGTTCGCTAGCAAATAGTGTGCGATTGATACTTtccaaaattttgaatatttattgaTGTAAGTGATGAAAGAGATAACCAATTGTCATGTATGACCTTAATTACAATAGTTGTAAAtggttttttttcccttttagtgTAACTCCCAACATTTTGATTAATTAACTTGAACCTCAGTATTTGGCTCATCCGTCTTGAGTGTTAATCTTTGAACCTCATCCTAAATTTGAGTCACAAGGATCACTTGCATGTGGTGTGTATAAGTGTGACAGTTGAAGATCCTACTAAAAGCATGTGAgttgtatatataaaaaataacaaatttactttatattttcaatatgcatattaaataaaaaactttaaattatattaaccAACCATAAAGAAAATCCTATAAATAATTGTTAACAAACCAATAGTTATACATGGAGCAAACCCCAAACTCTAATATGAGTAAAAGAGGAATAATTGACTTTAAAAAATGAGTtgacaaataaattttttaattaaatttttttgagtttttttagaataatacaaaaaataattatttacttaaataatttggaattttttatcaaaatgatGAGAGAGAAAAATTGAATCCCCAATCGACATTACAACTATCGATTTGGGGTTAAAATCGATGCATTTGATTTATTGGGACCCCAAATAGACAAATCATCATACTGATTtgatatttttcatgttttgtcaTGTAAGTTTAGGAGGTAGAGATTCTCTGTTGCCTAGGAAGCCCAAATCGGCAGCCGCCATGTCAATTTGGGGGATCTTTAAAAATCCTAATTTTTTAGGGACCatttgtataaatttaaaaaagaaaacagagagttgttgaaaaaaaatttgagagtTTAGTGAagtgaaggaaaaaaaataaggaGTTAATAGAGTTTTTAAATTTGTTAGAAGTTAATTTTAGTTAGAGGAGAGTTAAGTGAAGTGAAGGAAATTAAAGACTAGGAGTTATTAGAGTTCACAAATTCGATTATCTATTGACCTTAAATCAATATTAGTTTGGCCCCGCTTATGGGGATGCGATCTATACCCTGTCAATTTATTTAGTCAAttaatctaataaaaatttaaatatatgtttagaatctcataattagtaaaataatttatCGTATTCTGTAGTTCTGATTCAATCTAATTAATGTCATACCTAGAACCTGTTTGGTACAagcctaaaatttttaaaattcattttcctTACCCTAAACCATAAACGTATATTTCATAATTCCAAAATCCATAACATACTGCACacaatttttacttaaatatttacaaatcaataatacacattttttttataaaacataataaccctaaaccctaaaccaaattttctataaatttaaaaattaaatataaaaatttatataccaataaatttatttcaatatttgctAAATTTGAGtatataacaatatttattttatttaaacatataataacaaaattcctACATTATTCACTAAttactatatatttataataatcacGTTATAAGTAACATACaatttattcatacttttaaatgaaaatggacatattatttaataaaaacagtttaatttaaactaaattgagATTGGTTGTATAGGTACTTACCTTATCGCTTCAAGTATTTCAAgcttgaaaataaaatttcaaaacataattaaagaaaataattatatttaaaataaattacaactatatatatttttaataaaattcaaccTCTTTTTggcttgtaaaaaaaattatgtatttttttgggAGGGTTTTAAGGTTTTTAAAGGTGATTTAAGTTTAGAGTTTTAGTTGACTTTTTGAGTGTTTTTAAGGATGGCAAAGTTAATATACGTGGGTATTAATATATTCAAGAGTTTTAGAATTAATGAGATCTCGAATCATTAAATTGATAATTGTTACGTGGATTTAGTTACATTAATTTCAactctaaattaataattatcatatcgattttgagttaaattttttctctatattattttgatttatttttaaatgaacaAACATATAAGCACAGGTCGAATTCAAGGAGAGATTGCGTATGGCAGATTTGTGTTTGATACCTTCTACTTAAAATATTTCAAttgtttgaataataaaatgtcaAACCAGTTATTGAAAGGtacaattaaaaatgttaaatctaTAAAGACCATcgcaaaaataaataatacacacatttaaataattataacaaaattAAGCATGACACGGCACAATGGGATAATATCTAAAATATCTTTTGATTTctattaatgaattttttaatatgagttttatgggatttatatcaaattaaatttaaaaatacatatttatgttccaacttgaatttcaaccataagatttttaaaatattaaattttttatatgatttaaagatattttacttataaataattttctttttatttaattgaatctatataaatattattattagtaaGGTAGAGCGAGTGTAATACTAGAAGATTGTATAAAAGATAATTATTTATAAACGGAATATAAACAGGGTTATATGGATTGGGGTGAAAGTGAGTTTGAACTTCCAACGAACTGCAAGATAAAAAGTACAATCATAATTTCACAGTGGGAATGGAAAGTGTGCGTTCGCCAACGTCGAACGTTGACTAATCTCCCCCCCCCAAAATAAAATTCCTGTGGAAAAACGCTTTACTTCCATAACAGAAAAGATAGCTTCAGCCTTTTAGCTAATCAAATTTTGTTTTCGTAACATTTaaattccttttttcttttcttttgtaaatGCAAATCTCCTCAGCTAATATCAATCTCTTGACTTCTTCAATGTCAATCTCGACGTGAAATGGCGTCACCTCCACCGTCCACGATATCCACAGCTGTGGAGTCCATCCACCGTTCCCTCTCGGAACTGACTTCTTCTTCCTCCGATTCCTTCGACAATCCCCGCCGCTTCACAGCTTTCGCTTCCAGACTCGAGTTCATCCTCAACCATCACCACTTCCTCAACTCCGCCTCTCTCCCTCCGGCTCTTCAAACTGCACTCAAAGGAATCGCCTCGGATCTTTCCAAAGCCGTCGAAACGGTGTCGGCTTACCGTAAACGAAGCAAGATCTTCGTCCTCATCAACTGCAAATCTCTCTCTTCTTCTCTCCAGCAACATTCATCCGCCATCGCTTCCTGGCTCGCCTTGATCGAATCTTCCTTCTCCGATAACCTCCCCGATCTCCGCAAAAAAATCTCCGATCTCACCCTTGACTTGAGACAGTCTCATTTCACCGTATAAATATCTCACCAAGAAAACTTCATTCTTTCTtcaattatacattttttttccattaaatttgactaatttgtttctttttcatGTCAGGTTACTGAAAATGAAGATAGAGTTCACCGTACGCTACAAAAAGAAGGAGAAGGAACGCAAACAAGTAAAGCAGTTCAAAGTGCGATTATAATGGATTTAGCGAGATGTTTAGGTATTGATTCTGATAATTACCGCGAGTTACTAAATCAAGTTAAATTGTTAAAGGAGGATTTAGCAAACTCTAATTCCGTTTCCGCAAGGCGGATTTTAGTTTCCTTAGAAACGATCTTAGATAACTGGTCAGTGGATCCTGGATTGTCAACGTTAAGCGTTGACCGTGAGTTTGAAGAAGAAGCTCACATTTTACCGTTTAAGAACTTTTTGTGCCCGTTAACTAAGGAAGTTATGAAGGAACCTGTTGTGTTAGAGTCATCACAGACTTATGAGAGAACCGCAATTGAGTATTGGTTTGAGAGGTGTTTGGATGATGGAAGAGATCCAACTTGTCCGGTAACAGGTCAGGTTTTGAAGTCTTTGGAGTTGAAACTGAATATCGGTTTGGCGGGTGCTATTGAGGAATGGGTTAATAGGAACATTGAGATTCTGGTGAAGGGTGCAGTGGAGCAGCTAAGCAAGGAGAATGTGGACGTCGAAGGTGTTGAGAGGGTGTTGGATGTGGTTTATAAGATATCAGAGGAGTATCCTTCGAATAGGTTTCGAGTTAGGAATGGTGGGGTTCTTGTGATGATTGTTAAGTTGCTAAAGAATCGTACAAATGGTATTGGGACTGTTTTGAGAGGTAAAGCTCTTATGACTTTGCTTACCATGGCAAAGGATGATGAAAGCAAGGTTAGTGCTTCATAACATGCTCTTGCATACTTTTTTGTTACCTTTGTTGAGAGCAGAAACTAGAATGTGATAGCCAAAAAGTTGGAATTTGGCTGTGTCAGGCTTTCCTTATTTACATTTAAGATAAGGACTTATATGCTTGGTTGACTTATGTGTTTTGCAAATGATATGGGTTTGTTACTCTTACAAATGAAGATGATGTATGTAGCATTTCAGATAATTGAGGAAATACCGAAGTAGACATGTCTTATTGATTTGAATTTCCAAATGTTTTCCTTTATCTCGTTTTTGGGATTTGCAAGCTAAAGTTTAGTTTCTGTTTCtttcaaaacaaaaagaaaaagaaaatttgctTGCCTTTTTATTATAAAGGTTTTATGATTATTCATCGCAATGTAGGGTATGTTACTTCAAAAAGATTAAGTTCTTTAATGCTTATGGAGTTTAGTCTCCGACTGACTGATATTGTGTTGAAATATTTGTAGAAAATAATGCTTGATGAAGGCATGACTAGGCTGGCCATACATAGTCTTACTGGAAGCTCAGAGAAAGAGAGGGAGTATGCTGTGAAGTTATTACTAGAGTTTTCTAGTGATGAAGCTTATTGTACGAGAATTGCATCAGAGAAAGGGGCCTTAGTACTTCTCTCAAGCATGGCAGGAAATTTGGAGCATCCTGCTGTAGCCAACTTGGCTGAGGAGCTGTTGACACAAATGGGGAGAACCGAAGATAGCGTTCAGCATTTAGCAGCGGCAGGAAGATTTGAACCCTTACTTAGTCGGCTGCGTGAAGGTATTTCTTATGCTAAATCATTTCATGTTTGTTATCCAATAGATATAGAAATGGGGATATAAATTTGGGAAGTAACTGCAGTTTTGGAGAAAACAGAGAAATTTTCTTTCTATCATTTACTTCTAGAGAACTTATGATGGTatacaattttgaaaattttcttttactttgaaCAGGACCTGATGATATTAAAATACAGATGGCATCAATTATTGGGAGAATGACCTTGACAAataacaataaagaacaaattgCCAGGCAATGTGCTCAAACACTAGTTGAATTGTTATCTAAACCAAAAGGAAGAACATCGAGCTTGCAAGCCTTAAATAACCTGTCAGGGTTGGATGACAATGCAACCATTCTGGTTGATTGTGCTGTTCTTCCTGCATTAGTGGCTATTCTCTTACAAGATGAAGGTTCATCGCCAGATTGGAAAGAACTTGCAGCATCAATAATTGCAAACATAGTATCAAATCCTGCGCACTGGGAACTGGCTTCAATTGACAGGAAAGGGAATTCAATGCAGTCAGAATCAGTAGTCTTTAGTCTTGTTAGACTTCTTTTTGTTGCATCTTCCCAATGTCAAGCTTCTATTCTCCGCATTGCATCTTCCCAATGTCAAGCTTCTATTCTCCGCATCCTATATGGAATGGCTAGCTCACCGCAAGCTGCAGGTGATCTTTTTGACGACATGAAATCATTATCTCTTTGCTTATGAAGAAATTTCTGAAGGAATTTGGACTTATTGTGCATAGACTTGCTTAAATCATCCttctatttatatataaatttttgtttatttattcaaataTGTTGGATCTTGCAGAGTCAGTAGCTATGCATATACAAAATTCTGGGGATGGCATCAAAACAATCATTCTGTTTCTTGAATTCCCAGAGGTTGAACACCGAACTTATGCTTTTAAGCTTACTAGAGTACTTGCGGAAAGGTTTGGTcatgatttagctcaagagctaaAACTTTCTGACAAGCTTTCCTTATTTAAGGAGAAATTACTCGATGACAAATCAACAGAAAGTGAGAAATCCGATGCTGCATGCATACTTGCTAATCTTCCACTCTCCGAAGATGAGGTAAAAACAATCATGGAGGCAGGCTTTGTTAAATGGACAATAATTACTCTTAAAAAGCAGAAGGGTATCTCGAATGGAAGAACATCCCGGCCTATATCAAGCATGGCAGAAGGACTATTAGGCCTATTGCTCCACTTTACAAGGAGCCTTGATCAAGAGACCATTAGTGTGGTCAAGGAGCATCAAATCATGAGCATTTTCTGTGAGCAGCTGAGTTTTCCTGCAAAACCTAGAGTGAGGCAGCTTGCTGCTGTTGGATTGAAGAACTTGTCTGAAGCTGGAAGGTCAGTTGCAGCTGCAGACTCGGAACCACCACCTCCCCAAGGTTTCTGTGCTCCCTTGGTATTCATGTGTGTAAGGGCATCTCCAAAACCTTCGACTTGTCCCATACACAATGCTCCATGTGAAAACAATAATCAACTGTGCTTactaaaatccaattgcatcagACCCTTGGTTGACCACCTTCGCGATGAAGATACCTTTGTTCAAATAGCTGCAATTGAGGCACTTTCAACTCTTATGTTAGATACGGGTAATGGTTACAAAAGATCCGTGGATGAGCTAGAAAAGCAGGATGTAATCATGGCTGTCATCGAACTTTTCACCGAAATTCGTCCTGGAGTGCTTCAAGAGAAGGCACTTTGGATGATAGAGAAGGCATTGAGAGTGGACGGCCCTGCCCATAAGTACTCCCTCAATCAGGCACTGGTTAGGGCTTTGGTGGAAGCTTTTAAGCATGGAAATGCTAATGCAAAGAGACATGCTCAGGATGCTCTTACCAACCTAAAACAGATATCAGGTGTAAGCGGAAAAGCCTCTAGTCACTCTCGGGCGCGGAGGTAAGTAGCAACACAAAATACTCATTATCCCTCGTTTTTCTATGTAGACACAGTATAATGCTTCAAATTTGTACAGCATTCACATCACAGCCACCAAATTTTGTATTCATTCCTGTATATTATTCATCATTAATGAATAATCCATCATCCTCGTTTCTGGCTCGGCGGTATGATTTCCTAGTTCACTCTTGTTTGCTGCTTTATTTTCTTGCGATGTGATTTGTCGACAACATGCTGCCTCAATCTTTGAAAAGCAAAGTAACATGTTGGGAAAAGCAAGTATGGTTTACTTTAGATAAATTGAATTTATGGGGGATATcattaaaaccaagtaattttgTACAGCCTGGTTCTTGGCTTCCTGCACATTCCTAAATGTCTTGAGCTCCGAAATCTCGTCATCGTCCTTATTTTCTATACATCATCGAGTAGAGCAAAATGAAGCGCCTCTTATCTATTTTCAAACGTGAAGAGCAAAGTTGATGCATATTCCaaaaacaagggaaaaaa
This window of the Gossypium hirsutum isolate 1008001.06 chromosome A09, Gossypium_hirsutum_v2.1, whole genome shotgun sequence genome carries:
- the LOC107889066 gene encoding U-box domain-containing protein 44 produces the protein MASPPPSTISTAVESIHRSLSELTSSSSDSFDNPRRFTAFASRLEFILNHHHFLNSASLPPALQTALKGIASDLSKAVETVSAYRKRSKIFVLINCKSLSSSLQQHSSAIASWLALIESSFSDNLPDLRKKISDLTLDLRQSHFTVTENEDRVHRTLQKEGEGTQTSKAVQSAIIMDLARCLGIDSDNYRELLNQVKLLKEDLANSNSVSARRILVSLETILDNWSVDPGLSTLSVDREFEEEAHILPFKNFLCPLTKEVMKEPVVLESSQTYERTAIEYWFERCLDDGRDPTCPVTGQVLKSLELKLNIGLAGAIEEWVNRNIEILVKGAVEQLSKENVDVEGVERVLDVVYKISEEYPSNRFRVRNGGVLVMIVKLLKNRTNGIGTVLRGKALMTLLTMAKDDESKKIMLDEGMTRLAIHSLTGSSEKEREYAVKLLLEFSSDEAYCTRIASEKGALVLLSSMAGNLEHPAVANLAEELLTQMGRTEDSVQHLAAAGRFEPLLSRLREGPDDIKIQMASIIGRMTLTNNNKEQIARQCAQTLVELLSKPKGRTSSLQALNNLSGLDDNATILVDCAVLPALVAILLQDEGSSPDWKELAASIIANIVSNPAHWELASIDRKGNSMQSESVVFSLVRLLFVASSQCQASILRIASSQCQASILRILYGMASSPQAAESVAMHIQNSGDGIKTIILFLEFPEVEHRTYAFKLTRVLAERFGHDLAQELKLSDKLSLFKEKLLDDKSTESEKSDAACILANLPLSEDEVKTIMEAGFVKWTIITLKKQKGISNGRTSRPISSMAEGLLGLLLHFTRSLDQETISVVKEHQIMSIFCEQLSFPAKPRVRQLAAVGLKNLSEAGRSVAAADSEPPPPQGFCAPLVFMCVRASPKPSTCPIHNAPCENNNQLCLLKSNCIRPLVDHLRDEDTFVQIAAIEALSTLMLDTGNGYKRSVDELEKQDVIMAVIELFTEIRPGVLQEKALWMIEKALRVDGPAHKYSLNQALVRALVEAFKHGNANAKRHAQDALTNLKQISGVSGKASSHSRARR
- the LOC107889068 gene encoding selT-like protein, whose translation is MLLNSLFIYFPKHCFLFLDLLFSSTLEGFLKFPSFFGFRISSMDRAQLLLVGLPLFLFATDLLSLFTPPPPKPPSHHHHHHHHHPHLPKPPLNPETLDISLQKPSASGGIGYGSTVNINFCASCSYRGNAVTMKKMLEAQFPGIDVILDNYPPSLPKRLLSKVVPVFQFGVIGIMMAGEQIFPMIGITTPPPWYYSLRANRFGSIATAWLLGNVMQSFLQSSGAFEVYCNDELVFSKLKEGRFPGEIELKDIIAKTLANSRVTGNLGVVFS